A portion of the Chondrinema litorale genome contains these proteins:
- the pckA gene encoding phosphoenolpyruvate carboxykinase (ATP) → MKKSNLKSIMQGLDELGLSNARGVSWNLTPAELVMEAIKNHEGVLADTGAFMWDTGKFTGRAPKDRFIVKDEITENTVWWGNINQEFDAEKFDKLYDKVVKSLNYKRLYVRDCFAGADPRYRLNVRIIDTQATHNLFCYNMFLKPENDELEDFHPDFRILAVPEFEADPEVDGTRSKNFAIINFKKRIILVGGTGYTGETKKGIFSVLNFLLPEKEKVLAMHCSANIGEKDDAAVFFGLSGTGKTTLSADPNRQLIGDDEHGWTDDGVFNFEGGCYAKVIDLTREKEPEIWDAIKFGAILENTRFFPGTTTVDYENTEVTENTRVSYPLNHISNAVLPSVGGHPKNIFFLTCDAYGVLPPISKLTPGQAMYHFISGYTAKVAGTEAGITEPQSVFSACFGAPFMPLHPTKYAELLGEKMVKHDVNIWLINTGWSGGAYGVGNRIKLKYTRAMITAALDGKLDNVEFETHPVFGLAMPKECPEVPSMILNPKVTWENKDAYDDKANLLAKEFVKNFEKYEENANDEIMAGAPKVVVEQ, encoded by the coding sequence ATGAAAAAATCAAATCTAAAATCTATCATGCAAGGCCTCGACGAGTTAGGCCTGTCAAACGCTAGAGGCGTATCTTGGAATTTAACTCCTGCAGAATTAGTAATGGAAGCTATAAAAAACCACGAAGGTGTGCTTGCAGACACTGGTGCTTTCATGTGGGATACTGGTAAATTTACAGGTAGAGCTCCTAAAGACCGCTTCATCGTAAAAGATGAAATTACTGAAAATACAGTATGGTGGGGAAACATCAACCAGGAATTTGATGCTGAAAAATTTGATAAACTATATGATAAAGTAGTTAAAAGTCTAAACTACAAAAGACTTTACGTAAGAGACTGCTTTGCTGGTGCTGACCCACGTTATCGTTTAAATGTGAGAATTATTGATACTCAAGCAACTCACAACCTCTTCTGCTACAACATGTTCTTAAAACCAGAAAATGATGAGTTAGAAGATTTCCATCCTGATTTTAGAATCTTAGCAGTGCCAGAGTTTGAAGCAGATCCAGAAGTTGACGGTACTCGTTCTAAAAACTTTGCAATCATCAACTTTAAGAAAAGAATTATCTTAGTAGGTGGTACTGGTTACACTGGTGAAACTAAAAAAGGTATCTTCTCAGTATTAAACTTCTTATTACCAGAAAAAGAAAAAGTACTTGCTATGCACTGTAGTGCTAATATCGGTGAAAAAGACGATGCAGCAGTATTCTTCGGACTTTCAGGAACTGGTAAAACTACACTTTCTGCCGATCCTAACAGACAATTGATTGGTGATGACGAGCACGGATGGACTGATGATGGTGTATTTAACTTTGAAGGCGGTTGCTATGCTAAAGTAATCGACTTAACAAGAGAAAAAGAACCAGAAATCTGGGATGCAATTAAATTCGGGGCAATTCTTGAAAATACTCGCTTCTTCCCTGGTACTACTACAGTAGACTACGAAAATACTGAAGTAACTGAAAATACAAGGGTTTCTTACCCACTAAACCACATATCAAATGCAGTCTTACCATCTGTAGGTGGCCACCCAAAAAACATCTTCTTCTTAACTTGTGATGCTTACGGTGTTTTACCTCCGATCTCTAAACTGACTCCGGGCCAAGCTATGTACCACTTTATTTCTGGTTACACTGCTAAAGTTGCTGGTACAGAAGCTGGTATTACAGAGCCACAATCAGTATTCTCTGCATGTTTCGGTGCTCCATTTATGCCACTACACCCAACTAAATATGCTGAGTTACTAGGTGAAAAAATGGTGAAACACGACGTAAATATTTGGTTAATTAACACTGGATGGTCTGGTGGAGCTTATGGAGTAGGAAACAGAATTAAATTGAAATACACTCGTGCAATGATTACCGCTGCGCTAGATGGCAAATTAGATAATGTTGAATTCGAAACTCACCCGGTATTCGGATTAGCAATGCCTAAAGAATGTCCAGAAGTTCCATCAATGATTCTGAATCCAAAAGTAACTTGGGAAAATAAAGATGCTTATGATGATAAAGCTAATCTTTTGGCAAAAGAGTTTGTGAAAAACTTCGAGAAATATGAAGAAAACGCAAATGATGAAATTATGGCAGGAGCGCCAAAGGTAGTAGTAGAACAATAA
- the dusB gene encoding tRNA dihydrouridine synthase DusB has translation MVKIGNLEIGEFPLLLAPMEDVSDPPFRAVCKENGADLMYTEFISAEGLIRDAVKSVQKLDIYDYERPIGIQIFGEKIDSMREAAAIAENASPELIDINYGCPVKKVACKGAGAGILLDIPKMQKMTEEIVKQCKLPVTVKTRLGWDENTIKIVEVAKRLQDVGVQALTIHGRTRKQMYKGVADWTHIAEVKNHPDIHIPIFGNGDIDSPEKALEYRKKYNVDGIMIGRAAIGYPWIFNEIKHYFRTGEKLPAPDLNERINVCRKHLDFSVEWKGPKTGIYEMRRHYTAYFKGVNHFKPYRKRLVEAGSHEEVVEILEDVRENFPLEIDTVNS, from the coding sequence GTGGTCAAAATCGGAAACTTAGAGATAGGAGAATTCCCACTTTTACTTGCTCCAATGGAAGATGTAAGCGATCCGCCATTTAGAGCTGTATGTAAAGAAAATGGAGCAGATCTAATGTATACAGAATTTATTTCTGCCGAAGGCTTAATTAGAGATGCAGTAAAAAGTGTACAAAAACTGGATATCTACGATTATGAAAGACCGATTGGTATTCAGATTTTTGGTGAGAAAATAGATTCTATGCGAGAAGCCGCTGCCATTGCAGAGAATGCAAGTCCTGAGTTGATAGATATCAACTATGGTTGCCCTGTAAAAAAGGTGGCTTGTAAAGGAGCCGGAGCCGGAATATTACTAGATATTCCTAAGATGCAGAAAATGACTGAAGAGATTGTAAAGCAGTGTAAGTTGCCAGTTACAGTAAAAACGCGTCTTGGTTGGGACGAGAATACTATAAAAATTGTAGAAGTTGCTAAAAGGTTGCAAGATGTTGGTGTACAAGCACTTACCATACATGGCAGAACTCGCAAGCAAATGTACAAGGGTGTAGCAGACTGGACACATATAGCAGAAGTTAAAAATCACCCAGATATACATATTCCAATTTTTGGCAATGGAGATATTGATTCACCTGAAAAAGCATTGGAATACAGAAAGAAGTATAATGTAGATGGCATTATGATTGGCCGTGCGGCAATTGGTTACCCTTGGATATTTAATGAAATTAAGCATTACTTTAGAACAGGGGAGAAGTTACCAGCACCCGACTTGAATGAAAGAATAAATGTTTGCAGAAAACATCTTGATTTTTCAGTTGAGTGGAAAGGTCCTAAAACTGGTATCTACGAAATGAGGAGACATTATACAGCTTATTTCAAAGGGGTAAATCACTTTAAGCCTTACAGAAAAAGATTGGTAGAAGCTGGTAGCCACGAAGAAGTAGTAGAAATTTTAGAAGATGTTAGAGAAAACTTTCCATTGGAGATCGATACAGTAAACTCTTAA
- a CDS encoding CPBP family intramembrane glutamic endopeptidase encodes MNHQKFSSYNFIRHDRASSYLVLLGCLIAGFFIAQFGSVVAVALFNGFDFNAVFSILSPPFTDESTRIPLLLAQGANSFILFIATPFFYLHFYEQVSPKGVITSGNTPNSKLLLITIVLVIVYMPISAYTAFWNESIEIPGAFGELAQKMEEQLKELTLFMVNFSSFGQFLLGLIIIAVIPGIGEELLFRGVIQNKVLKSFGNVHVAIWITAFLFSAFHFQFYGFIPRMLLGGLFGYLYIWSGSIIVPMLAHFVNNGFTLLMMYLNKSGASEIEIDSPDSYSLLGAIVSIILVSGIIWYFRQINNKNISES; translated from the coding sequence ATGAATCATCAGAAATTTAGCTCATATAATTTCATTAGACACGATCGAGCAAGTTCATATCTTGTTTTACTTGGGTGCTTAATCGCTGGATTCTTTATTGCACAATTTGGCAGTGTTGTAGCAGTAGCTCTTTTTAATGGATTTGACTTTAATGCAGTTTTTAGCATTTTAAGTCCTCCATTTACAGATGAATCTACCAGAATTCCTTTACTATTAGCTCAAGGAGCCAATAGTTTTATTCTATTTATAGCTACACCGTTTTTTTACCTTCACTTTTATGAGCAAGTATCTCCTAAAGGTGTAATAACCTCTGGTAATACTCCAAATTCTAAACTATTACTCATAACTATTGTCTTAGTAATAGTTTATATGCCAATTAGTGCATATACAGCATTTTGGAACGAAAGTATAGAAATACCAGGAGCTTTTGGTGAGCTTGCTCAAAAAATGGAAGAACAATTAAAGGAACTCACTTTGTTTATGGTGAATTTTAGTTCTTTTGGTCAATTTTTGCTCGGATTAATTATTATTGCCGTAATTCCTGGAATTGGCGAAGAGCTACTTTTTAGAGGGGTTATCCAAAATAAAGTGCTGAAATCTTTTGGAAATGTACATGTTGCCATATGGATTACAGCTTTTTTGTTTAGTGCTTTTCATTTCCAATTTTATGGGTTTATTCCGCGAATGCTACTTGGTGGCTTATTTGGGTATTTATATATTTGGTCGGGTTCTATAATTGTTCCGATGCTAGCTCACTTTGTAAACAATGGATTTACATTATTAATGATGTATCTGAATAAAAGTGGAGCTTCTGAAATAGAAATAGATTCGCCAGATAGCTATAGCCTTTTAGGTGCAATAGTTTCTATTATATTGGTATCTGGAATTATCTGGTATTTCAGACAGATTAACAATAAAAACATTTCAGAATCATAA
- a CDS encoding putative signal transducing protein, which produces MDKLMENWQKVYSTSDALRAEIVKSTLDGHNIAAIIINKRDSSYNDFGLREIYVSQENHDTALIIIENEISFK; this is translated from the coding sequence ATGGATAAATTAATGGAAAATTGGCAAAAAGTTTATAGCACTTCTGATGCGCTTCGAGCTGAAATTGTTAAATCAACCCTTGATGGGCACAATATAGCTGCTATAATTATAAATAAGAGGGATTCATCATACAACGATTTTGGCCTGAGAGAAATTTATGTAAGCCAAGAAAACCATGACACAGCACTTATTATCATTGAAAATGAGATCAGCTTTAAATAA
- a CDS encoding phosphatidate cytidylyltransferase, translated as MRSALNNLSELRQRIVAALAGVAIILSAIIWSEWGYFAIFFLICMFSMLEFYKLLGLDGNVPLKTYGTMNGLLMFTLTFLVEKRIISDKYYLLIFLGLSVVYVIILYRKAELKPFASIAFTFLGIIYVGTPFALLNITVFVHDKYHAEIIIGLLFILWASDTGAYFAGKNFGKTPLFPRVSPKKTWEGTIGGGLLAFSMATIFAYNFKSLESWQWFFIAFIMVVAGTYGDLVESLFKRSIQIKDSGNSIPGHGGFLDRFDGLLIASPIIVVFINLF; from the coding sequence ATGAGATCAGCTTTAAATAACTTATCTGAATTACGACAAAGAATTGTAGCAGCATTAGCAGGTGTAGCTATTATATTATCAGCCATTATATGGAGTGAATGGGGCTACTTTGCTATATTTTTCCTTATATGTATGTTTTCTATGCTGGAATTTTATAAGCTATTGGGCCTAGATGGCAATGTACCTCTTAAAACCTATGGTACAATGAATGGCCTACTCATGTTTACACTCACATTCTTAGTAGAAAAGCGAATAATTTCTGATAAATACTATTTACTTATATTTCTGGGGCTATCTGTGGTATATGTAATTATACTATATAGAAAAGCAGAGTTAAAACCCTTTGCTAGTATAGCCTTCACTTTTCTGGGAATTATATATGTAGGAACTCCTTTTGCCTTATTAAACATTACTGTTTTTGTGCATGATAAATACCATGCAGAAATAATAATTGGTTTACTATTTATTTTATGGGCAAGTGATACAGGAGCATACTTTGCTGGTAAAAACTTTGGTAAAACACCATTATTCCCACGGGTATCGCCTAAAAAAACATGGGAAGGTACTATAGGTGGAGGCCTCTTAGCATTCTCGATGGCAACTATTTTTGCCTATAATTTTAAATCTTTAGAAAGCTGGCAGTGGTTTTTTATAGCCTTTATTATGGTTGTAGCCGGTACTTATGGAGATTTAGTAGAATCTTTATTTAAAAGAAGCATTCAAATTAAAGACTCTGGGAACAGTATACCCGGACATGGTGGTTTTCTCGATAGGTTCGATGGATTATTAATTGCTTCACCAATCATTGTTGTATTTATTAATTTGTTTTAG
- a CDS encoding GAF domain-containing protein, producing MAENIIFTQNASKETIYKEILPQLEALIKSETDLIANLANVAAVLKSSLNFFWVGFYLLKEDQLVLGPFQGPVACTRIALNKGVCGASFSQAKTIVVEDVDQFPGHIACSSDSKSEIVVPILKDNKPVMVLDIDSNQVADFDQTDQKYLEQLAKIISSSL from the coding sequence ATGGCAGAAAACATTATTTTTACACAAAATGCTTCTAAAGAAACTATTTACAAGGAAATACTTCCACAATTAGAAGCGCTTATAAAATCAGAAACAGATTTAATTGCTAATCTGGCAAATGTGGCAGCAGTACTTAAATCGAGTTTAAACTTTTTTTGGGTTGGTTTTTATCTACTAAAAGAAGACCAATTGGTACTTGGTCCATTTCAAGGGCCGGTTGCATGCACTCGTATTGCACTTAATAAAGGAGTCTGTGGTGCCTCATTTTCACAAGCAAAAACAATTGTGGTAGAAGATGTAGATCAATTTCCAGGACACATTGCTTGCAGTAGCGATTCTAAATCTGAAATAGTTGTTCCAATTTTGAAAGATAACAAACCTGTTATGGTTCTTGACATAGATAGCAACCAAGTAGCAGATTTTGATCAAACCGATCAAAAATACCTAGAGCAACTGGCAAAAATTATTTCAAGTAGTTTATAA
- the yihA gene encoding ribosome biogenesis GTP-binding protein YihA/YsxC, whose translation MEVNEAVFVKSSANVKECPDGVFPEHAFIGRSNVGKSSLINALTDRKKLAKISGTPGKTKLINHFRINNNWFLVDLPGYGWAKVSKKDKAEFEKLIRSYILQRENLLSLYVLVDIRHKAQQIDLEFMQWLGENNIPFCIVFTKADKLKRIGEVEKSFERFKEEFLKEWEDMPEYFITSSVNKAGLDELLLYINKVNKLYFENNQR comes from the coding sequence ATGGAAGTGAATGAGGCGGTATTTGTAAAAAGCAGTGCAAATGTAAAAGAATGTCCAGATGGCGTATTTCCAGAACATGCTTTTATTGGAAGATCTAATGTTGGGAAATCTTCTCTTATTAATGCACTTACAGATAGAAAAAAGCTAGCAAAAATTTCTGGTACTCCAGGAAAAACCAAACTAATTAATCATTTCCGAATTAATAATAATTGGTTTTTAGTCGATTTACCGGGATACGGTTGGGCAAAGGTGAGTAAAAAAGATAAAGCTGAATTTGAAAAACTTATTAGGTCTTACATCTTACAAAGAGAAAACCTTTTGAGTTTATATGTTTTAGTAGATATAAGACATAAAGCACAGCAAATAGACCTTGAGTTTATGCAATGGTTAGGTGAAAATAACATACCTTTTTGCATTGTTTTCACAAAAGCAGATAAGCTAAAACGAATTGGCGAAGTAGAAAAATCTTTCGAAAGATTTAAAGAAGAATTCTTAAAAGAATGGGAGGATATGCCAGAATATTTTATTACATCTTCTGTAAATAAAGCCGGATTAGACGAGTTGCTTTTATATATAAACAAAGTTAATAAACTATATTTCGAAAATAATCAAAGATAA
- a CDS encoding DUF5606 family protein: MTLKDIVAIAGKPGLYKILKLTRNGMIVEAMEGKPVKFVVNASHRISVLKEISIYTHTQEESIPLGEVFNTIKEKQGESTIDVDIKDQGALLRFLEGVVPDYDRDKVYASDVKKLVSWYNTLLEKAPEVFEEEKASEEDTEKEDKPTETSEETKAEKKDEEASK; this comes from the coding sequence ATGACATTAAAAGATATTGTTGCTATTGCCGGTAAACCGGGACTTTATAAGATTTTAAAACTCACACGCAACGGGATGATCGTAGAAGCAATGGAGGGTAAGCCAGTAAAATTTGTCGTAAATGCCAGCCATCGCATTTCTGTATTAAAAGAAATATCTATTTACACACACACACAAGAGGAGTCTATTCCTTTAGGTGAAGTTTTTAATACTATAAAAGAAAAACAAGGTGAAAGCACAATTGATGTAGATATTAAAGATCAAGGTGCTTTACTAAGATTTTTAGAAGGTGTAGTGCCAGATTACGACCGCGACAAAGTTTATGCATCTGATGTAAAAAAACTTGTAAGCTGGTATAATACACTATTAGAAAAAGCTCCAGAAGTTTTTGAAGAAGAAAAAGCTTCGGAGGAAGATACAGAGAAAGAAGATAAACCAACAGAAACTTCTGAAGAGACTAAAGCTGAAAAGAAAGACGAAGAAGCTTCTAAGTAA
- a CDS encoding glycoside hydrolase family 15 protein: MNTHKYNLGIIGNCGYLALIDKLANVKWLCWPKFDSSFIFGGLLDDNKGGEFSVTPVDEQFETNQYYIENTNVLCTEFEVGGGDKFRVTDFAPRFFQYERYYKPLMLVRKIEPLSGTPLVKVACNPTGEYGTMKPETLMGSNHIMYLGLEQQIRLTSNIPLNYIMDNDFFVLNEPKYLVITYGIPLEAPLVDTAEDFLRKTVKYWRDWVTTTSIGRFYQDRIIRSALVLKIHQYEDTGAIAAAATTSLPEAPNSTRNWDYRYCWMRDTYYILTAFNNIGHFEEMKNYFNFIENVTKSEDDRFQPLYKIHGSKTIEERIVDLEGYLGNKPVRVGNAAYTHIQNDVYGQVLVSLLPLYNDKRFITTGKVFSQRLVEHCLQKIEDTMNEPDAGLWEFRNKAQLHCYTFLFHWAGSAAAYQIAGFFKDEKMAKRALALKKEASNRIEACYDKQNRVYTQAAGTKHLDASCLQLITMNYLDPSSEAAKVHLAHMEKELRSTDGLFFRYKHQDDFGEPESTFLICAYWYIEALACVGRVDEAIKIFERLNKYSNHLGLLSEDVDAKTGSQWGNFPQAYSHVGQVNAAYRIEKKLDMPNFY; encoded by the coding sequence ATGAATACACATAAATACAACCTCGGAATAATAGGAAACTGCGGTTACCTTGCACTTATTGATAAACTTGCAAATGTAAAATGGCTCTGTTGGCCAAAATTTGATAGTAGTTTTATATTCGGAGGCTTGCTAGATGATAACAAAGGAGGTGAATTTTCGGTAACACCTGTAGATGAGCAATTTGAGACAAACCAGTATTACATTGAAAATACCAATGTATTATGTACTGAATTTGAAGTAGGTGGTGGCGATAAATTTAGAGTAACCGATTTTGCTCCAAGGTTTTTCCAATATGAGAGATATTATAAACCTCTAATGTTGGTAAGAAAAATTGAACCTCTTAGTGGAACACCTCTTGTAAAAGTTGCTTGTAACCCTACTGGTGAATACGGTACCATGAAACCAGAAACATTAATGGGAAGCAATCACATTATGTATTTGGGATTAGAACAGCAAATAAGGCTTACTTCTAATATCCCTCTTAACTATATAATGGATAATGATTTCTTTGTACTTAATGAGCCAAAATATCTGGTTATTACTTATGGAATTCCATTAGAAGCCCCTCTGGTAGATACAGCAGAAGATTTCTTAAGAAAAACGGTAAAATACTGGAGAGACTGGGTAACTACCACCAGTATTGGTAGGTTTTACCAAGACAGAATAATTAGGTCTGCACTTGTATTAAAAATTCATCAATATGAAGATACAGGAGCAATAGCAGCGGCCGCAACAACAAGTTTACCTGAAGCCCCTAATAGTACCCGAAACTGGGATTACCGATATTGTTGGATGCGAGATACCTATTATATCCTCACAGCCTTTAATAACATTGGTCACTTTGAGGAAATGAAAAACTACTTCAACTTTATAGAAAATGTGACTAAAAGTGAAGATGACCGTTTTCAGCCTCTTTATAAAATACATGGTTCTAAAACCATAGAAGAAAGAATTGTAGATCTTGAAGGATACTTAGGAAATAAGCCTGTAAGAGTCGGAAACGCCGCTTATACACACATACAGAATGATGTATATGGTCAGGTACTTGTTTCTTTGCTTCCATTGTACAATGACAAGCGCTTTATTACTACTGGTAAGGTATTTTCACAAAGACTGGTAGAACATTGTCTTCAAAAAATTGAAGATACCATGAATGAACCTGATGCAGGTTTATGGGAATTTAGAAATAAAGCTCAATTGCACTGTTATACTTTCCTTTTCCATTGGGCTGGAAGCGCTGCAGCTTACCAAATTGCAGGTTTCTTTAAAGATGAGAAAATGGCTAAAAGAGCATTAGCCCTTAAAAAAGAAGCTTCTAACCGAATAGAAGCATGTTATGATAAGCAAAATAGAGTTTATACTCAGGCTGCAGGCACCAAACACCTTGATGCCAGTTGCCTACAGCTTATCACAATGAATTATCTCGATCCTTCTTCTGAGGCAGCTAAAGTTCATTTGGCTCATATGGAAAAAGAGCTCAGAAGTACTGATGGTCTCTTTTTCAGATATAAGCATCAAGATGACTTTGGAGAGCCTGAGTCTACCTTCCTTATTTGTGCTTATTGGTATATAGAAGCACTTGCTTGTGTAGGAAGAGTAGACGAAGCTATCAAAATCTTTGAAAGACTTAATAAATATTCAAATCACCTTGGCCTTCTTAGTGAAGATGTTGATGCAAAAACAGGTAGTCAGTGGGGTAATTTCCCTCAAGCGTATAGTCATGTGGGCCAAGTGAATGCAGCGTATAGAATTGAGAAAAAACTGGATATGCCTAACTTTTATTAA
- a CDS encoding ArsR/SmtB family transcription factor, translating to MKLKHFNLQLGTQFLKAFSDESRIRIVHLLFKNKEMCISDIELVLDFTQTKTSRHLIYLKNAGLVDARKVDQWTYYSVKEEVSDFVEMIYKYLDKDQSLLKDLKHYNTLYNNRELAVCKLHSRKWMPQN from the coding sequence ATGAAACTCAAACACTTTAACTTACAATTAGGTACACAGTTTTTAAAGGCGTTCAGCGATGAATCAAGGATAAGAATTGTTCATTTGCTCTTTAAAAATAAAGAAATGTGTATATCAGATATTGAGCTGGTATTGGACTTTACACAAACAAAGACTTCAAGACACCTCATTTATTTGAAAAATGCTGGTCTGGTTGATGCCAGAAAGGTTGACCAATGGACATACTATTCGGTAAAAGAAGAAGTCTCCGATTTTGTTGAGATGATTTACAAATATCTTGATAAAGATCAGAGCCTCTTAAAAGATTTAAAGCACTACAATACACTCTATAATAATAGAGAGTTAGCAGTTTGTAAATTGCATAGTAGAAAATGGATGCCTCAGAACTAA
- the obgE gene encoding GTPase ObgE → MAENFIDYVKIYFRSGSGGSGAVHFRREKHVPKGGPDGGDGGRGGHIILRGNRNMWTLLHLKYRKHIFADSGENGGGAGSSGSQGEDIILEVPLGTVAKDAETGERILEITEEGEEKIMLEGGKGGLGNIHFKTATNQAPRYAQPGVPGIETAIVLELKLLADVGLVGFPNAGKSTLLSVISEAKPKIADYAFTTLVPNLGVVAYRDMKSFVMADIPGIIEGAAEGKGLGIRFLRHIERNSVLLFMVPADTAEIAKEFNILLKELEKYNPELLDKERLLAITKSDLIDEELKALIKEELPNNVDCVFISSVAQLGIDEMKDKLWVLLQK, encoded by the coding sequence ATGGCAGAAAATTTTATTGATTACGTAAAAATTTATTTTAGATCGGGGTCAGGAGGTAGTGGAGCGGTACATTTTAGAAGAGAAAAGCACGTACCAAAAGGTGGCCCCGATGGTGGAGACGGTGGTAGAGGTGGCCATATCATATTAAGAGGGAATAGAAATATGTGGACTTTACTTCATCTTAAATACCGAAAACACATCTTTGCCGATAGTGGAGAAAATGGTGGTGGTGCTGGTAGTTCCGGATCACAAGGAGAAGATATTATTCTAGAAGTGCCATTAGGAACGGTAGCTAAAGATGCTGAAACCGGAGAAAGAATCTTAGAAATTACCGAAGAAGGTGAAGAAAAAATAATGCTTGAAGGCGGTAAAGGAGGTTTGGGGAATATACATTTTAAAACGGCTACAAACCAAGCTCCAAGATATGCCCAACCAGGAGTGCCGGGTATAGAAACTGCCATTGTCTTAGAGCTTAAGTTATTGGCTGATGTCGGGCTTGTTGGCTTTCCAAATGCAGGAAAATCTACTTTACTATCTGTTATTTCTGAAGCTAAACCTAAAATTGCAGATTATGCTTTTACTACGCTAGTTCCTAATTTGGGTGTAGTAGCATATCGAGATATGAAGTCTTTTGTAATGGCTGATATCCCAGGAATTATTGAAGGGGCTGCAGAAGGTAAAGGTTTGGGTATAAGGTTTTTAAGGCATATTGAGCGTAATTCTGTATTGCTTTTTATGGTACCTGCAGATACTGCCGAAATAGCTAAAGAGTTTAACATTCTTCTTAAAGAATTAGAAAAATATAACCCAGAGTTGTTGGATAAGGAAAGGCTTTTAGCAATAACTAAAAGTGACTTGATTGATGAAGAATTAAAAGCTTTAATAAAAGAAGAATTACCTAATAATGTTGATTGTGTTTTTATATCATCAGTTGCTCAATTGGGCATAGATGAAATGAAAGATAAACTGTGGGTATTGTTGCAAAAATAA
- a CDS encoding DUF3575 domain-containing protein — MKNYRFYFFIFFALLFTKNVFAQAPQNVIKLNIFSPIVRTLSVSYERALSADNSFQVNVLYTGYSIDDTKLRGFGITPEYRFYLSESKDAPAGFYIGPFLRYQNLNLEIEGTTDEATLSTFGGGVLIGGQWLFKDKISLDTFIGPSYNAGSVNVKDGADEDTFSTGIFSGFGVRFGVTVGYAF; from the coding sequence ATGAAAAACTACCGTTTCTACTTTTTCATTTTCTTCGCTTTATTGTTTACAAAGAATGTGTTTGCACAAGCTCCACAAAATGTAATAAAGCTGAACATTTTTAGCCCAATAGTACGCACATTATCAGTATCTTACGAAAGAGCATTAAGTGCTGACAACAGTTTCCAAGTAAATGTACTTTACACTGGTTATTCTATTGATGACACAAAGTTAAGAGGTTTTGGTATTACTCCAGAATATCGCTTCTATCTTTCTGAGTCTAAAGATGCTCCAGCAGGATTTTATATTGGTCCATTTTTACGTTACCAAAATCTAAACTTAGAAATTGAAGGCACTACTGATGAGGCTACATTATCAACTTTTGGCGGTGGTGTACTAATTGGTGGACAATGGTTATTTAAAGATAAAATATCACTAGATACTTTTATAGGCCCCTCATATAATGCAGGAAGCGTTAATGTAAAAGACGGTGCAGATGAAGATACTTTCAGTACAGGTATTTTCTCTGGATTCGGAGTTAGATTTGGCGTTACTGTAGGTTACGCATTCTAA